A window from Drosophila nasuta strain 15112-1781.00 chromosome 3, ASM2355853v1, whole genome shotgun sequence encodes these proteins:
- the LOC132788774 gene encoding GPI mannosyltransferase 4 isoform X3, with translation MRITRHLSQLWEKGTPVAGHLNTYFFFALLRVLLVFVPQLGYVHPDEFFQSVEVMTGDHFRLEHTRTWEFNNTMPVRSITLPWALLRVPWSFYEFAALYARSYWKVELINSYAYLVFPRLIYTLISYSNDWCLYRICRLYGLRHEIRLLALGSCWVLLVFGTRTFSNTLELAMCSWLLWLVAESMLKTNTVVYKKEYLEEKYDKAASISERVKIWKLKNALPAHNLQHLFAMSSICVAGVFNRPTFLLFGAPMVFFWLLRGMGTRSVNFRDFNLRIGLFCVCALPALLLFIFCDSLYYQHLTVGELHMLQLGIDNFVFTPWNFIKYNLDSAQTATHGVHPCYVHLLVNMPLLFNVLGFASLVAFAQLLLRFFCAEYQLLPRFQSIVSLMSGAIFVPLFFLSLINHQEPRFLLPLTFPLLLLHAPKLVTGFSATYPFQTQHRLLRWLYERILSRQASAPHLLRIWYVCNVVMTLFFGFIHQAGIFPLAQQMSRVVATKPTATHVHLLTSHTYSLPLHLVNVPSSRVLHFNPQTHQRYRHQRDFFLYEYGGLALDTVMHKVKLISGNCELKRNGPNRLRYKMYLALPASLSGELHEALKRSNASSYLNFELLSVFYPHLSTEAFPRLQGRHPCDVDAPHWTHDDLKGTCAVEQPPNFSLSYLSRQFSSIVHQFGLALYEIDVRRKQPREILIKICLFNPQILFQFLICLALFVAVAQAGYIASPVATYAAAPAFAATTYAAAPSYAATYAAAAPLTTYSAAAVPAYSTYAAAAPAYTASVYSAPAYAGVAPVATYAAPAYTAPVTTYAAPAVISPFLKKK, from the exons CGTGTGCTCCTAGTGTTTGTGCCGCAATTGGGCTACGTGCATCCTGATGAATTTTTCCAGAGTGTCGAAGTCATGACAG GCGATCACTTTCGATTGGAGCACACTCGCACCTGGGAGTTCAATAACACGATGCCTGTGAGGAGCATAACGCTTCCTTGGGCTTTGCTCCGGGTGCCATGGAGTTTTTACGAATTTGCGGCGTTGTATGCGCGCAGCTATTGGAAGGTGGAACTGATCAATAGCTATGCGTATTTGGTGTTTCCTCGCCTAATCTACACGCTAATCTCGTACAGCAATGACTGGTGCTTGTATCGCATCTGTCGATTGTATGGATTGCGCCATGAGATTCGTCTGCTAGCATTGGGTAGCTGCTGGGTGTTGCTTGTTTTTGGAACACGCACCTTTTCCAATACCCTGGAACTGGCCATGTGCTCCTGGTTGCTGTGGCTCGTTGCCGAGTCCATGCTGAAGACCAATACGGTGGTGTACAAGAAGGAATATCTGGAGGAGAAGTATGACAAGGCGGCGTCGATAAGTGAGCGTGTTAAGATATGGAAACTGAAAAATGCTCTGCCGGCACACAATCTACAGCACTTGTTCGCCATGTCCAGCATCTGCGTTGCCGGCGTCTTCAATCGTCCCACATTCCTACTCTTTGGTGCGCCCATGGTATTCTTCTGGCTGCTCCGCGGCATGGGCACCCGGAGTGTCAACTTTCGGGACTTCAATCTACGCATTGGACTCTTCTGCGTGTGCGCCTTGccagcgctgctgctgttcatcTTCTGTGATTCGTTGTACTACCAGCACTTGACCGTGGGCGAGCTGCACATGCTGCAGTTGGGCATCGACAACTTTGTGTTCACGCCTTGGAATTTCATCAAATACAATCTGGACTCGGCTCAGACAGCCACGCATGGCGTGCATCCTTGCTATGTTCATCTGCTGGTCAACATGCCACTGCTCTTCAATGTCCTCGGCTTCGCTTCCCTGGTTGCCTTtgctcagctgctgttgcgctTCTTTTGCGCTGAATACCAGCTGCTGCCGCGCTTCCAGAGCATTGTCTCGCTGATGTCGGGTGCCATATTTGTGCCGCTCTTCTTTCTGTCGCTAATTAATCATCAGGAGCCACGCTTTCTGCTGCCACTTACATTCCCGCTACTCCTACTGCATGCACCCAAGCTGGTCACTGGATTTAGCGCGACATATCCCTTCCAGACACAGCATCGGTTGCTTCGGTGGCTCTATGAACGCATCCTCTCAAGGCAAGCCTCAGCTCCGCATCTCTTGCGCATCTGGTATGTGTGCAATGTGGTGATGACTCTCTTCTTCGGTTTCATTCACCAGGCGGGCATATTTCCGCTGGCTCAGCAGATGTCTCGCGTGGTGGCCACGAAGCCAACCGCCACCCACGTGCATCTGCTCACATCCCACACATACAGTCTGCCATTGCATCTGGTGAACGTGCCCAGCTCGCGAGTCTTACACTTCAATCCACAGACGCATCAACGTTATCGACACCAGCGCGACTTCTTTCTATATGAGTATGGAGGTCTGGCATTGGACACTGTGATGCATAAAGTCAAGCTCATCTCGGGCAACTGCGAGCTGAAGCGCAATGGACCGAATCGACTACGCTATAAGATGTATCTGGCTCTGCCCGCTTCGTTGAGTGGTGAGCTGCATGAAGCGCTGAAACGTTCGAATGCCAGCAGCTATCTGAACTTCGAGTTGCTGTCTGTCTTCTATCCGCATCTCTCGACGGAGGCCTTTCCTCGCTTGCAGGGTCGCCATCCCTGCGATGTGGATGCACCACATTGGACGCATGACGATTTGAAAGGCACTTGTGCCGTGGAGCAACCGCCCAACTTTAGCTTATCCTATTTAAGTCGTCAATTCAGCTCGATTGTCCATCAGTTTGGATTAGCTCTCTACGAGATTGACGTGCGACGTAAACAGCCGCG AGAAATccttataaaaatatgtttatttaatccTCAAATACTTTTTCAGTTCCTCATCTGCCTTGCTCTCTTCGTCGCCGTCGCTCAGGCTGGCTACATCGCATCTCCAGTTGCCACTTATGCCGCAGCTCCCGCCTTTGCTGCCACCACCTATGCTGCTGCCCCTAGCTATGCTGCCACCTATGCCGCTGCTGCTCCATTGACCACATACTCAGCCGCTGCTGTCCCAGCTTACTCCACCTACGCCGCTGCTGCTCCCGCCTACACTGCCTCAGTTTACAGTGCTCCTGCTTACGCTGGAGTGGCTCCAGTGGCGACTTATGCCGCTCCTGCTTACACTGCTCCTGTCACCACCTACGCTGCCCCAGCTGTCATCAGCCCCTTCTTGAAGAAGAAGTAA
- the LOC132788774 gene encoding cuticle protein 16.5 isoform X2, whose protein sequence is MNFLICLALFVAVAQAGYIASPVATYAAAPAFAATTYAAAPSYAATYAAAAPLTTYSAAAVPAYSTYAAAAPAYTASVYSAPAYAGVAPVATYAAPAYTAPVTTYAAPAVISPFLKKK, encoded by the exons ATGAAT TTCCTCATCTGCCTTGCTCTCTTCGTCGCCGTCGCTCAGGCTGGCTACATCGCATCTCCAGTTGCCACTTATGCCGCAGCTCCCGCCTTTGCTGCCACCACCTATGCTGCTGCCCCTAGCTATGCTGCCACCTATGCCGCTGCTGCTCCATTGACCACATACTCAGCCGCTGCTGTCCCAGCTTACTCCACCTACGCCGCTGCTGCTCCCGCCTACACTGCCTCAGTTTACAGTGCTCCTGCTTACGCTGGAGTGGCTCCAGTGGCGACTTATGCCGCTCCTGCTTACACTGCTCCTGTCACCACCTACGCTGCCCCAGCTGTCATCAGCCCCTTCTTGAAGAAGAAGTAA
- the LOC132788774 gene encoding GPI mannosyltransferase 4 isoform X1, with product MRITRHLSQLWEKGTPVAGHLNTYFFFALLRVLLVFVPQLGYVHPDEFFQSVEVMTGDHFRLEHTRTWEFNNTMPVRSITLPWALLRVPWSFYEFAALYARSYWKVELINSYAYLVFPRLIYTLISYSNDWCLYRICRLYGLRHEIRLLALGSCWVLLVFGTRTFSNTLELAMCSWLLWLVAESMLKTNTVVYKKEYLEEKYDKAASISERVKIWKLKNALPAHNLQHLFAMSSICVAGVFNRPTFLLFGAPMVFFWLLRGMGTRSVNFRDFNLRIGLFCVCALPALLLFIFCDSLYYQHLTVGELHMLQLGIDNFVFTPWNFIKYNLDSAQTATHGVHPCYVHLLVNMPLLFNVLGFASLVAFAQLLLRFFCAEYQLLPRFQSIVSLMSGAIFVPLFFLSLINHQEPRFLLPLTFPLLLLHAPKLVTGFSATYPFQTQHRLLRWLYERILSRQASAPHLLRIWYVCNVVMTLFFGFIHQAGIFPLAQQMSRVVATKPTATHVHLLTSHTYSLPLHLVNVPSSRVLHFNPQTHQRYRHQRDFFLYEYGGLALDTVMHKVKLISGNCELKRNGPNRLRYKMYLALPASLSGELHEALKRSNASSYLNFELLSVFYPHLSTEAFPRLQGRHPCDVDAPHWTHDDLKGTCAVEQPPNFSLSYLSRQFSSIVHQFGLALYEIDVRRKQPRQETHMFHEDTASGTPLPKSPA from the exons CGTGTGCTCCTAGTGTTTGTGCCGCAATTGGGCTACGTGCATCCTGATGAATTTTTCCAGAGTGTCGAAGTCATGACAG GCGATCACTTTCGATTGGAGCACACTCGCACCTGGGAGTTCAATAACACGATGCCTGTGAGGAGCATAACGCTTCCTTGGGCTTTGCTCCGGGTGCCATGGAGTTTTTACGAATTTGCGGCGTTGTATGCGCGCAGCTATTGGAAGGTGGAACTGATCAATAGCTATGCGTATTTGGTGTTTCCTCGCCTAATCTACACGCTAATCTCGTACAGCAATGACTGGTGCTTGTATCGCATCTGTCGATTGTATGGATTGCGCCATGAGATTCGTCTGCTAGCATTGGGTAGCTGCTGGGTGTTGCTTGTTTTTGGAACACGCACCTTTTCCAATACCCTGGAACTGGCCATGTGCTCCTGGTTGCTGTGGCTCGTTGCCGAGTCCATGCTGAAGACCAATACGGTGGTGTACAAGAAGGAATATCTGGAGGAGAAGTATGACAAGGCGGCGTCGATAAGTGAGCGTGTTAAGATATGGAAACTGAAAAATGCTCTGCCGGCACACAATCTACAGCACTTGTTCGCCATGTCCAGCATCTGCGTTGCCGGCGTCTTCAATCGTCCCACATTCCTACTCTTTGGTGCGCCCATGGTATTCTTCTGGCTGCTCCGCGGCATGGGCACCCGGAGTGTCAACTTTCGGGACTTCAATCTACGCATTGGACTCTTCTGCGTGTGCGCCTTGccagcgctgctgctgttcatcTTCTGTGATTCGTTGTACTACCAGCACTTGACCGTGGGCGAGCTGCACATGCTGCAGTTGGGCATCGACAACTTTGTGTTCACGCCTTGGAATTTCATCAAATACAATCTGGACTCGGCTCAGACAGCCACGCATGGCGTGCATCCTTGCTATGTTCATCTGCTGGTCAACATGCCACTGCTCTTCAATGTCCTCGGCTTCGCTTCCCTGGTTGCCTTtgctcagctgctgttgcgctTCTTTTGCGCTGAATACCAGCTGCTGCCGCGCTTCCAGAGCATTGTCTCGCTGATGTCGGGTGCCATATTTGTGCCGCTCTTCTTTCTGTCGCTAATTAATCATCAGGAGCCACGCTTTCTGCTGCCACTTACATTCCCGCTACTCCTACTGCATGCACCCAAGCTGGTCACTGGATTTAGCGCGACATATCCCTTCCAGACACAGCATCGGTTGCTTCGGTGGCTCTATGAACGCATCCTCTCAAGGCAAGCCTCAGCTCCGCATCTCTTGCGCATCTGGTATGTGTGCAATGTGGTGATGACTCTCTTCTTCGGTTTCATTCACCAGGCGGGCATATTTCCGCTGGCTCAGCAGATGTCTCGCGTGGTGGCCACGAAGCCAACCGCCACCCACGTGCATCTGCTCACATCCCACACATACAGTCTGCCATTGCATCTGGTGAACGTGCCCAGCTCGCGAGTCTTACACTTCAATCCACAGACGCATCAACGTTATCGACACCAGCGCGACTTCTTTCTATATGAGTATGGAGGTCTGGCATTGGACACTGTGATGCATAAAGTCAAGCTCATCTCGGGCAACTGCGAGCTGAAGCGCAATGGACCGAATCGACTACGCTATAAGATGTATCTGGCTCTGCCCGCTTCGTTGAGTGGTGAGCTGCATGAAGCGCTGAAACGTTCGAATGCCAGCAGCTATCTGAACTTCGAGTTGCTGTCTGTCTTCTATCCGCATCTCTCGACGGAGGCCTTTCCTCGCTTGCAGGGTCGCCATCCCTGCGATGTGGATGCACCACATTGGACGCATGACGATTTGAAAGGCACTTGTGCCGTGGAGCAACCGCCCAACTTTAGCTTATCCTATTTAAGTCGTCAATTCAGCTCGATTGTCCATCAGTTTGGATTAGCTCTCTACGAGATTGACGTGCGACGTAAACAGCCGCGGCAAGAAACGCATATGTTCCATGAGGACACCGCATCAGGAACGCCGCTGCCTAAGTCACCAGCGTAA